CGGGTCGGACAAGATCGCCGGCGAGACCGAAATCAAGCCCGTGGGCGGCGAGAACCATATGCAGAACTTTCTGGAGTGCGTCCGGAGCCGCAAGCAGCCGAACGCCGACATACACGCCGGATATGCCCACGCCGTCGCATCGCTCCTTGGCGGTCTAGCTCTGCGCAAGGGAAGGCGCATGGTGTACGACGCGGCGAAGCGCGAGATAAGCGAGGGTTAGCTGCTATGTCACGTTTTCTGACCGGATTGTTTCTCTTTCTGGCAATATCGGCGGCGGGCGCGAGCCCCGGTTACCGAACCGCCATCGTCTCATCTCCTGATCACGACTGTTCAGAGACGCTCGTGAGTGCGGTTCTCACTCCGCCGGCGGGGTTCGGGGGCGTGATCGTGAGGGGTCCTTCGGGCATCGTGCCGTGCCAGTACTGCCCCGAAGGCAATAAGATCAGGCTCATGTGGATCGCCGGCGCTCTCGGCAAAGGCCAGAGCCGTGCGTATCGAGTCGAGTTCGCTCCGGGCTCGAAGCCGAAGGCCTCGCAGGGCGTGCAGATCAAGCGAATCGCGGGGGCAGTGACCGTGGCTCTTGACGGTAAGCCGTTCACCACTCTCCGCTTTGCCGACGGCCCGAAGCCGTACCTGTACCCGGTGATCGGCCCGACAGGTGACCCGGTGACGCGGAACTATCCGATGAGAGAGGTCGAGGGTGAGACGAGGGATCACCCGCACCATCGTTCATGGTGGTTTACCTTCGGCGATGTCAACGGCGTTGACTTCTGGTCCGAGAACGGGAAGGCCGGCAGGATAGTCCAGACGAGGCTGGAGGTCGCTGACTACGGCCCGGTGTTGGGTCGGATCAGGACGCAGAACGACTGGGTGGCCCCCGACGGCAAGATAGTCTGTCGTGACGCGAGTGAGATGCGCTTCTACCGCGTTTCAAGCGGGCGGATGGCCGATCTCGATGTGACGATACGCGCCACGGAGGGTCCGGTCACCTTCGGCGACACGAAAGAAGGTATGATGGGCTTCCGTGTGGCGTCCTCGATGGACGTTGATCGCAAGCAGGGACACATCGTGAACTCGCGCGGCCAGAAGGACGGCGATGCTTGGGGCAGGGCGGCCGAATGGTGCGACTACTACGGGCCGGTGAACGGGAAGACCGTCGGCATCGCTGTCATGGACCATCCCTCGAGTTTCCGGCATCCGACGTACTGGCACGTTCGCACCTACGGCCTCTTCGCCGCGAATCCATTCGGCATCGGCGATTTCCCGGAGGGCAAGGGCAAGGACGGAAGTTACACAATACCCAAAGGCGGCGAACTGAGGTTCCGATATCGGGTCTTCATACATACGGGCGCGCCCGACCAGGTCGGTGTATGGCGCATCTTCGACACTTACGCGCGCCCACCCGTCGTCACAGTCAAGTAAGCGGGGCCAGTAGGCCGTTTTCGCGAGGTGAGCATGAGCAACTTCACAACCTTCGACCTGATCGTCGTACTCGTGTATCTGCTCGGCATCGGCGGCATCGGAGTCTACCAGGCCGTAAAGATCAAGAGTTCCGGTGACTACTTCGCGGGCGGCCGGAAGTTCAGCAAGTGGCTGATGGTGATGCACGCCCTGGGGACCGGCACTCACGCGGATGACCCTGTCGGAGTGACCGGCGCTGCCTACAACCACGGTCTAGCGGGCATCTGGTACACTTTCGTGTACCTCTTCGTCACGCCGTTCTACTGGCTCGTCGCGCCTCTGTTCAGGCGGTCCCGCTTCATCACGACAGCGGACTTCTTTAAGGCGCGCTTCGGCGGCGAGATGGCGATGCTCTATGCGGTCATGGGTATCCTGATGTTCTGCGTCAACATGGGTACCCTGCTCAAGGGCACCGGCTCGATTGCGACCGCTGTGACGCAGGGCGCGATCCCGGAGTGGGCGGCCATCGCCGCGATGACGGTCGTCTTCGTCGCGTACGGATTCGCGGGGGGTCTGATCGCCACGGTGATCACGGAGTCCATCCAGGGCGTGCTCATCGTGGTGATGTCGCTCCTGCTCGTACCGTTCGGCCTGTCGAAGGTCGGGGGCTTCTCGGGCCTTCACGAACTCGTATCCGCCGACAAGTTCACCCTGCACGCGCCGTCGGAACTGACCATCCCGTGGATCATCACCGGCTCCGTTATGATGCTGATCGGGATCGTCGCGCAACCGCATATCATGGAGGTGTGCTCGACCGGTAAGACCGAGTTCGAGGGCAGGGTGGGGTTCACCTACGGCAACTTCGTTAAGCGGTTCTGCGCGATGGGCTGGGCCTTCACCGGAGTCATAGTCCTGGCGATGGTCGCGTCGGGAACGATACCTTCGCTGACCAACGAGACGCGCGAAGCGGCGTTCGGCATCGCGATCCGAGTGCTGCTGCCCGCCGGGCTGACCGGCCTGATGTTCGCGGCGATCCTGGCGGCGCAGATGTCGTCCCTCAGCGCGTTCATGGTCGCGGCGTCGGCGCTCCTCAGCAGGAATATCTACAAGGAAAAGATCAACCCCGCCGCGGACGACAAGCATCTCCTCCGGCTAGCGCGCTGGGTCGGGCTCGTGATCGTCGCGTTCGGAGTCGGGTTTGCGTTCATGGTCGAGGGGGTTGCCCAGGGTCTCACGATCTTCTGGGCGATGGCGACCTTCACCGGGGTCTTCATGTGGTTCGGAGTCCTGTGGAGGCGCGCCAACACAACGGGCGCGTGGCTGTCGTTTACGATCATGGCCTGCATCTGGCTCGCTCTCGGCCCGTTCGGCGCCATGCTGAAGCCCGCCATCTCCTTTGCTCCCGACTGGCTCGGCATGTACGGCGACAAGAAGGTTCTGCAGTTGCTTGCGCTCTCCTTCGTTCCTGCGGGTATCGTCGCGCTTGTGATTGGCAGCCTCGCTTCAGAACGGTTTCGGAGCAAGCTGCCGGCCTATGCAGGTGCTGGAGCGGTTGTGCTCGCGTGGGGACTCGTCGTGCCGCATGGGCGCGGCTTCGGGTCGTGGATGAACCCCTCGCAGGCCGAACTAGTCATGGGGACGTGCCTGGCATCCGCGCTCATTGCGCTGGTGCTCGGCAGCGTGTTCAGACATACGCCCGACCAGCGCAGGCTGGATCAGTTCTATCTGCTCCTCAAGACCCCCGTCGGCCGCGAGGGTGAGCTGATCGAGGCGGGCGTGAATATCGTCTACGCCGGGCACAGCGAAGGGCATCCGTGGGAGCTGAAGCACCCTCGGTTGGTGAATGTCGTCGGCTTCCTCGTAGCGGCCGTCTTCTCGCTCGCCATCCTGGGGTTGCTGTATTTGCTCGCGGGGATCGGCGCATAGGTCATATGTGCCATATGGGTTTGATGACGCGTCGAGAATGCCTCAAGCTGGCAGCGGCCGCCGGGGTCGCGGCATGGATACCGACACCCTTGTTGGGGGCGGAACTGCAATCTCTCCCCGGCGCGGGTGCGACCGGAGACGGAAAGGAGGCCGAAGCAGACATGAAGCTCGGACTCGTAACATACAACATAGCCGGCAAGTGGGATCTGCCCACGCTGATCGAGAAGTGCGTTTCGGTCGGCATCGAGGGCGTCGAACTCAGGACGACACATGCTCACGGCGTCGAGCCGTCGCTCGGCAAGTCGCAGAGGCGGGAGGTTCGAAAGCGCTTCGGGGACTCCGGGATCGCACTGTGGGGTCTGGGG
This window of the Armatimonadota bacterium genome carries:
- a CDS encoding PmoA family protein gives rise to the protein MSRFLTGLFLFLAISAAGASPGYRTAIVSSPDHDCSETLVSAVLTPPAGFGGVIVRGPSGIVPCQYCPEGNKIRLMWIAGALGKGQSRAYRVEFAPGSKPKASQGVQIKRIAGAVTVALDGKPFTTLRFADGPKPYLYPVIGPTGDPVTRNYPMREVEGETRDHPHHRSWWFTFGDVNGVDFWSENGKAGRIVQTRLEVADYGPVLGRIRTQNDWVAPDGKIVCRDASEMRFYRVSSGRMADLDVTIRATEGPVTFGDTKEGMMGFRVASSMDVDRKQGHIVNSRGQKDGDAWGRAAEWCDYYGPVNGKTVGIAVMDHPSSFRHPTYWHVRTYGLFAANPFGIGDFPEGKGKDGSYTIPKGGELRFRYRVFIHTGAPDQVGVWRIFDTYARPPVVTVK
- a CDS encoding sodium:solute symporter family protein, with protein sequence MSNFTTFDLIVVLVYLLGIGGIGVYQAVKIKSSGDYFAGGRKFSKWLMVMHALGTGTHADDPVGVTGAAYNHGLAGIWYTFVYLFVTPFYWLVAPLFRRSRFITTADFFKARFGGEMAMLYAVMGILMFCVNMGTLLKGTGSIATAVTQGAIPEWAAIAAMTVVFVAYGFAGGLIATVITESIQGVLIVVMSLLLVPFGLSKVGGFSGLHELVSADKFTLHAPSELTIPWIITGSVMMLIGIVAQPHIMEVCSTGKTEFEGRVGFTYGNFVKRFCAMGWAFTGVIVLAMVASGTIPSLTNETREAAFGIAIRVLLPAGLTGLMFAAILAAQMSSLSAFMVAASALLSRNIYKEKINPAADDKHLLRLARWVGLVIVAFGVGFAFMVEGVAQGLTIFWAMATFTGVFMWFGVLWRRANTTGAWLSFTIMACIWLALGPFGAMLKPAISFAPDWLGMYGDKKVLQLLALSFVPAGIVALVIGSLASERFRSKLPAYAGAGAVVLAWGLVVPHGRGFGSWMNPSQAELVMGTCLASALIALVLGSVFRHTPDQRRLDQFYLLLKTPVGREGELIEAGVNIVYAGHSEGHPWELKHPRLVNVVGFLVAAVFSLAILGLLYLLAGIGA